The genome window GGTCATGGGCCTGGTGGAGGCCGGACGCGTCCGGATGGTCGCCGCCGGCCCGGAGGACAGCTATGTACCCGGCACCCGGATCACCCGCCTCGACATGAAGTACCCGATGAACGAGGTCGTACGGCATCTCGTCCCGCACTTCATCGAGTCGCCGGAGGAGTTCGCCGAGTCGTATCCGCTGCTGTGGCCGCACATCACCGACCTCAAGATCACCTCGGCCGCGTATCTGCCGCTGATCGTGCAGGCCCGGCCGATCGGCGCGATGGGGCTGCTGTACAACGACCGGCGCGGCTTCACCCGGGAGGAGCGCGACGTCCTCGTCGCCCTCGGCAGCAGCATCGCCCAGAGCCTCCAGCGGGCCATGTTCTACGAGGGGGAGAAGGACCTCGCCGAGGGTCTCCAGCAGGCCATGCTGCCCCGCTCCATCCCCAGCGTCCCGGGCGCCGACATCGCCGTCCGCTACCGTGCCGCCTCCTTCGGTGGCTCCCTCGGCCGGGACATCGGCGGCGACTGGTACGACCTCATCCCGCTGCCCGGCGGACGCGTCGGCGCGGTCATCGGGGACGTCCAGGGCCATGACACGCACGCGGCGGCCGTCATGGGCCAGCTCCGTATCGTCCTCAAGGCCTACGCCACCGAGGGGCACACCCCGGCCACCGTGATGGCCCGTGCCTCCGCCTTCCTCCACGAACTCGACACCGACCGCTTCGCGACCTGTCTGTACGCGGAGGCCGACCTGGCCACCGGGGTGGTCCAGGTGGTGCGGGCCGGGCACATCGACCCGCTGATCCGGCACACCGACGGCACCTGCCACCGGGTGACCGTGGAAGGGGGTCTGCCGCTCGGGCTGTCCGCGGAGTTCGGCGGCCTGGAGTATCCGGTGACGGCGGTCGAACTGGACCCCGGGCAGACGCTCCTGCTGTGCACCGACGGCCTCATCGAGGAGCCAGGCGCCGACCTCGACGACGGTATGCGCACGCTGCGGGCGCTGATCGCCACGGGCCCCGACGACGTCGACGATCTCGCCGACCGGCTGATCGACGTGGCGGAGGAGCGGGGCGGCGACGACGATGTGGCCCTGCTGCTGCTCCGGCGGCGCAGCCGCAGCGCCGAGCAGCCCGGTGGGCGGCTCCAGCAGCATGTCGCGCCCGGTGATCCGGAGGCGCTCACCGAGGCGCGGCACATGATCGGGGCGGCCGTGCGGACGTGGGGGGCGCGGGACCGGGCCGATGAGATCGAGCTTGTCGCCGACGAGCTGATCACCAACGCGCTCATGCACACGGAGGGGGCGGCGATCGTGACGCTGCGGGCGCTGGCGGGGTCCGACCGGAGGCTGCGGGTGGAGGTGGAGGACTCGTCCAGCGCGTTGCCGCGGCGGCGGGAGGCGGGGGAGGCGGGGGTGTCGGGGAGGGGGTTGCTGCTGGTGGATCGGCTGACGGATGTGTGGGGGGTGGAGGCGCGGGGTGGGGGGAAGTGCGTGTGGTGCGAGTTCGTGCTGCCGAGCGCGTCATAGCTCGGGGGCGCGGTTCGTTGTCGGGTGCGGGTGCGTGGGGCTTCTCGCGCGGTTCCCCGCGCCCCTGAAACAGCGGGGCTGCGCCCCTGCTTTTTCGGCCCGAAGAGCACGGGGCGCAGCCCCGGCTCTTCAGGGGCGCGGGGAACCGCGCGACCAGCCCCCACCGGACCCGCACCCCACAACGCGCCGCCCACAACGCGCCGCCCACACCCATGGCACCCTGGACGTATGCCTGAATTGCCCGAGGTCGAGGCGTTGCGGGACTTTCTCGTCGGGAGTCTTGTCGGTCATGAGGTGGTCCGCGTGCTGCCCGTGGCGATCAGCGTGCTGAAGACGTACGACCCGCCGGTGAGCGCGTTCGAGGGGCGGGAGGTCACGGGCGTACGGCGGCACGGGAAGTTCCTCGACATCGAGGCGGACGGGGGCGAGCTGCACCTCGTGACGCATCTGGCGCGCGCCGGGTGGCTCCAGTGGCGGGACCGGCTGCCGGACGGTCCGCCGAAGCCCGGCGGGAAGAGCCCGCTCGCGCTGCGGGTCGCCCTGGAGACCGGCGACGGCTTCGATCTCACCGAGGCCGGCACGCAGAAGCGGCTGGCGGTGTACGTCGTAAGGGACCCGGCGGAGGTGCCGGGCATCGCCCGCCTCGGTCCGGACCCCCTCGCCGACGAGTTCGACGTCACCCGGTTCGCCGGGCTGCTCGCGGGGGAGCGGCGGCAGCTCAAGGGCGCGCTGCGGGACCAGAGCCTGATCGCGGGGATCGGGAACGCGTACAGCGACGAGATCCTGCACGCGGCGAAGATGTCGCCCTTCAAACTGGCGTCGTCGCTGAAGCCGGAGGAGACCCGGCATCTGCACGAGGCGCTGCGTGCCACGCTCACCGAGGCCGTGGAGCGCTCCCGGGGGCTCGCGGCCGGGAGGCTGAAGGCGGAGAAGAAGAGCGGGCTGCGGGTGCACGGCCGGACCGGGGAGCCCTGCCCGGTGTGCGGGGACACCGTCCGGGAGGTCTCCTTCAGCGATTCCTCGCTGCAGTACTGCCCGACCTGTCAGACGGGCGGCAAACCGCTGGCCGACCGACGCCTGTCACGGTTGCTCAAGTAGCCCGGCCGTGCGGCCAAGGGCCGCTCGAAGGGGCCCGGAACCGGCCCCGACCATGATCCGCAACCATTGAAGGTACGGACCAATGCGGGACCGGCTCAGCGCCAGGCCGGGGCCTCGATGACCGCCAGCAGCTCGCCCTCCTGGCTGCGCACCTCGAAGTGGCTGATGTCCTCGCGCTGCATGGCGGTGCCGCCCACCATCTCGGACGCCTTGTCGGCGCCCTCGGGGGACTTCCAGTTGGCGGCCGTCTCCTCGGTGCCGTCCTTGCCGATCACGACGAGCCGACAGGCGTGGGCGCCGTCCGCCTCCTTGACCTTCAGCTCGATGTCGGTGCCCCAGATCCGTTCCTCGGCCTTGACCTCGGCCCATACGCCGGTCTTGGCGTCGGTGGCGGCGACGGTGTCCGGGGCCTCGCCCGGACCAGCGAGAACGGCCACGGCGGGGCCGCCGACGGCGATGACCACGGAGGCCGCCAGCGCGAACAGCCAGCGCCTGCGCTTCGCCCGGTGCCGGGTCGCCACCTCGTCGAGCAGCCGTCCCAGCATCCGGGGGCCGGGCGCGGCGAAGGGATGCACCGCACGCGGTGTCGCGTTGCGGTACAGCATCAGCTGCCGTGCCGCCGGACGGAACTCGGTGACCTGTACCGCGCACTGCGGGCAGCCGCGGACATGGTCCTCGAAGTGGAACGAATCCACCTCGTCCAGCACGCCCAGCGCGTATGCGCCGACGTCGTGATGACGATCCTGGGACCACATGGCAATTCCTCGGGCCGGTGTGCGGTGGGGGTTGCTTCCTGCCCCCACCGGTACGGACCGGACCGGCGAATCACTCAAGCCCCACGACCATTGCCAACCAAAAGATTCGGAGCCCTCCGCCGGGCGGATTGGTCCGGGATCGAAAAAGATGCTCCGTCCAGGCCGCGACAGCCGGATGGCCGCCACCTGAACACGGGATGTCAGGGCTCTAGAACAGATGGATCGCCAGGTGGCCGAGCGGCAGACCCAGCCGCCAGGCCGGGGTCCAGACCTTCGGGCCGTCGTCCTCTCCCAGTACCGCCCCGCCGCCCGGCACCGCGTCCAGATCGGGGGCGAGCAGTTCCGTCTCCTCCAGCCAGCGCCATGCCGCAGCGGCCAGATCCAGGTCCGGCGACGGGCCGCCCGACTCCAGTGCCTCGGCGGCGAAGTGCGCCATGCGCTCGCACACCCAGTCCTGCCACGGCTGGTCGTACGCCGTCAGCGACAGCCAGGTCTCCAGCTGGGTCACGACCCGGATGCCGGACAGCTCACCGCCCGCGTCCGACAGGAAGATGGTCAGCGCCAGGGCGTCCCGCCCCGCACGGAACTCGAAGGACGTCGGCGGCATCAGGTCGCCCGTCCGCAGCAGCTCCTCCGCGATGTACTCGGCGTAGAACCACGCCATCGGGACGGCCAGTTCGCCGCCGCCGGCGCCGTCCGTGCTCTCTTGACCTCTGTGCAGCATCCCTTCCTGCCTTCCTCCGGTGCGTGCGCGTCGCCCGACCCCGGGCCTGGAGACCAGGCCCCGGCCCCCCATCCGGAACACGGATAGAAGACAGCTGATTGCTCAACCGGGGTCCTCAGCAAGGCGCTTTACGGAGGTTTGACTCGGCCATGGGTTTCACCGCAGGTCGGCCGCGTATCCGGGAAGCACCCGGCGCAGGGCGCGCAGCGCGTAGTACGCGCGGGACTTCACCGTACCGGGCGGGATTCCGAGGGCTTCGGCTGCTTCCGCCACACTCGCCCCCTGGAAGTACACCTGCACCAGTACTTCCCGGTGTTCGGGAGTGAGTGTCTTCACAGCTTCCCGTACATCGAGGGTCGCCACCGACCGTTCGGCGTGATCGGCCATCACCCGCGCGTTCTCCAGCACCGCGTCCCCCACCTCGGCGGGACGCGCCTGCCGGGCCCGCCGCGCGTCGATGGCGAGCCGCCGCCCGACGGTGAGCAGCCAGGGGCGTACGGAGTCGAAGTCGTCGGCGCGCAGCGCCTCGGGGTGTTGCCAGGCGCGCACGAAGGTCTCCTGCACGAGGTCCTCGGCGCGATGGCGGTCTCCGTCGGAGAGCCGCAGCAGCAGGGCGAAGAGGGGGCGGCCGTGTTCGCGCTGGAGCTCGGCCAGCTCGTGTTCGGCGGTCGTCCCGTAGGTGATCGTGGTTCCGGCCGTCATGGCCGTATGGGAACGCGGGCCGTCCCACGGGGACAGAGGCCGGCCACGGGTGTGCGGCGGGCGGTCGAACCTGTCGACGAACGGTGCGACGAACGGTCTGCCGGTGCCCCGGAGCCTCCGCCTCCGGCCCCGCACCGCCCTTCGGCCCCGACCGGGGAGCGGCCCGGGTCAGGGCACCACCGTCACCGGCCAGCGGCCCGCCCTCACCAGACGGAGGGCGACCGAGCCGACGATGCGGTGGCCGGCCTGTTGGGAGGCGCCCACCACGACCGCGTCCGCCTTGAGTTGATCGGCGGCCGTCACCAGGCCGTTGAACGGGTCGCCGCGGAAGGTGTGGAACTCCCAGCGCACCTCGAAGATGTCCTTCACCTGCTCGGCGGCCTCCCGGATGTCCGCCACGAGATGCTCGGCGATCTCGTCGGTCGTCCCCGCCACCGGCACCCCGAGCGCCGCGCCGGCCGCCAGCAGGGGCTGCACATACACGATGGCGAGCAGCGCGTGCTGGCGACGGGCCAGGCCGGCGGCGTACGACACGGCCCGCAGCGAGGTCTCGGAGCCGTCCAGTCCGACGAGGACGACCTTCGGTCCGTCGGTACCCCGTTCGAACCGGTGTGCTTGCTGATCGGTCACGGTCGCGAGGCTGTCCGAGCACCCGGACCCCGGCGTGCGCCGGGCGTTCGACTGGATGTGACGGGGGCGCGACCGGGGCACGACGGCGGCGCGACGGGCGCGACGGGCGCGCGGAAAACTACTCCCATCGGGTGTTTCCATGCCGCCGCACCGGTGTCGTGGTGGTGCGCCGTCCCCGCCTTGGTCGACTGATGAGTCATGACGAAGGATCAGATGTTCACGCGCCGCCATGTGGTGACGGGCGCCGCCGCCCTACTGGGCGCGGCCGGTACGACGGGCGCCGCCGCTCTGCTCATCGGCGACGGGGGCTCCGCCCCGGCACCGGCCGGCGCCCCCGCCCCGGCGGCCGGCCCCGGCGCCCGCCCGGCGCTCCGGCCCTCCTCCTACCGTCTCCAGCCCCTCACCGGCCACGGCCGGCCCGTCCGGCGCCGCGCCCTGGTCCCGGCCGGGGTCCGGAGCGAGCCGTTCCTGCGGATGGAGGGGCGCGGCCGGAGCATGGTGCTGACCTTCGACGACGGCCCCGACCCCCGCTACACCCCGGACATCCTGCGCATCCTCCGCGACCACGACGTCCGGGCGATGTTCTTCGTCTGCGGCGAGATGGCGGTCCAGCACAAGGACCTGCTGCGGGAGATGGCCGACGACGGCCATGTGGTCGGCAACCACACCTGGTCCCATCCGCTGCTCACCACCCTCTCCCGGTCCCGGGTCCACGAGGAGATGGAGCGCACCAGCGAGATCATCGACAAGGCGTACGGCGAACCGCCGCTGTGGTTCCGCGCCCCGTACGGCGCCTGGAACCGGGCCGCGTTCCGGTTCGGCGCCGAACTCGGCATGGAACCGCTGGGCTGGACCGTGGACACCCTCGACTGGCGGACCCCCGGTACGCACACCATCGCCGAGCGCGTCACGGACGGCGCGGGCCCCGGTGTCGTCGTGCTCTCCCACGACGCGGGCGGCGACCGCTCCCAGAGCGTCGCGGCCCTGCGCGACTATCTCCCCGAACTGCTGGACTCCGGATACCGCGTCACCGTGCCCCGGCGGAAATACGCCTGAGAACACGCCTGAGAACACGCCCGAGAACACGCCCGAGAACACGCCTGAAGATACGCCTGACGCGAATTTCGCGGACCCCGCCCGCCCGCCCGGCCGGGAGCGCTCAGCGCACCTCGACCAGGCGGGCGAACACCACGACATTGCCGTCGTAGCCGTTCTGCTTGGAGAAACCGCCCCCGCAGGTGATGACCCGCAATTCGGGAATTCCGCTGTTCCCGTAGACGCGGTCGCCCGGGAAGTTGTTCTTCTCGAAGACCTCGATGCCGTAGATCTCGAAGACGGCGGTCTTTCTGTCCGCGCGCCGGATCTCGACCTTGCCGCCCTTCTTCAGCGCCCCGAGTCCGTAGAACACGGCGGGACCCTGATCGTTGTCGACATGACCGACCACGACGGCCGTGCCCTGCTCGCCGGGGGAGACCGCGCCGGTGAACCAGCCCGCGAGGTTCGGGTCCCGGGCCGGCGGCGCGTCCACCCAGCCCTGCGCGTCCAGCCCGACGGGCATCGCCGGCGCGTCCACCCGGATCGAGGGGATCCGCACCCGGTCGACCATGGCGTACGGCAACGGGCCGGGGACATCGGTGAAGGTGCCGTGCGGTGTGCTGCGGCTGTCGGCCGCCGCCGCAGACGCCGGCTGCGGCGGGCCCACGTCGAACTCCCCCGAGCCGTTCCGGATCAGCGCGAGACCGGTCAGCAGAACAAGCGCTATCACGCCCCATGGAGCGCGCTTCTTCCGCCGCTCCTCCCATTCGGCCTCGGCCGGTCCGGACGAATGCATTCGCCATCCCCTCTCGACCCGGCCGTCGCCGTGTCCGTCGCGCATACGACAAAAGCTAAGCGTCCCGCACGTCGACGGCGACGGGGCAGGTGCGAACGGGTGGCGGTGAAGACGGCTTCTGCGCCATCCGAGTTCGCCGTCCGAGGAAATTTCTGACGGTCCGTGACCTGCGGTGATATCCGATCGTGCGGAGATATCACGGCGTGTCCCCCGACCGGCACTCACCAGGACGGACCAGCGCCGAAATGCGGCCCCGCGCACGGCATCTGAGGGTCGTCCCGGGAGGCGTTTTCTCGCCGATAGACCGGGGACGGGACCCGGGGCGTCTTCCGCGGAGGATCACATGCGTACTACTAGTGTCCTGGCTGCCTCGGCCGCCGCGGTCGCCCTGGTCGGTGTCGCCGCGCCGACGGCCGCCGCCTGGGACCAGCCGAGCAAGGTCACGGCCGCCCCCAATGTCATCGCCCGCGGCGGGCAGCTCGTCCTCACCGTCGGCGGCGGTGACGCGTGCGCGATCGCCGGCAGCACCATCGGTTCGAACGCCTTCCCCACCACCAACCTCACCTCCATGGGCGGCACCACCGCCTCGGCCACGGTGCGGGTCAACTCCGACGCCGCCCCGGGGTCGTACAGCGTCACCACCAACTGCGAGGGCAAGCGCAAGACGTTCACCGGTGTCTTCACCGTCATCGGCGGGGTGCGCGGCGGTCTCGGCGGCAGCACGTCCACCGGGGCCACCTCGACCGACATCGCGATCGGCGGCGGACTGGTGACGGCCGCGGTGGTCGGCGGCGGTGTGTTCTGGATGCGCCGCCGCTCCGAGAACAGGATCTGACGAGAACAGGATCTGACCGACCCGACCCGACCCGACCCGACCCGACCGGTCCGGTCCGGTCCGGTCCGGTCCGGTCCGTACAGCCCTTCGCCCCGGAGCCCGTAACCGTCCGGGGTGAAGGGCTGTCGCGGTGCGGCGGGAACGGTGGTCAGCGGTGGCCGCCGTCCTCGGGGCGCCGCCGCGACCGGTTCCAGGCCACACCCAGCGTGCCCGCGACGAGCGCGGCGCCGAGGCCGATCTCCGAGAGGTCGAAGCCCGCGACGGTGCCGCCGGCCCCGGCGTGGGAGCCCCGGGTGGGATGGTGGGTGGGGTGGTGCGTGGGATGGTGCGTCGGGCGGCCGGAGGCGATGGTGAGATCCGTCAGGCCGGTCTCGTCGCCGCACTGGAACGTCACGTCGTACACCGTGCCGGGCCTCGCGTCCCGGTCCACGGTCGCCGTGGCCGAGGACTGGCCGCGGGGGATGACGACGGCGTCGAAGACGCCCGAGGAGACCGTCGTGCGGTGCCGGCAGCCGTCGACGCGCAGGGTCACCTGTCCGCCGGGGGCGACCGTCGAGGGCACGACCTCGAATCCGAACGACGTGATGTCGCCGACCGGTGCCGCGTGGGCGGCGGGAGCGATGAGGGAAAGGGCGGTCACGCCCAGCAGAGCGGCCGAAGCGACGCGTATCGCGCGCATGATGAGCCTCCGGGTCCCCGAGGAGCCTGCCGCGGACCGATTCCGCCTGCGCCGGAAATGCACCTCGATGACCGAAACGCTAGGAAGGCGCGCCGGGTGGCGCGATCTCAGTCGCGCGAATGGGGCAAGCGTGTGCTCCGCACAGGGGACCGGAGTACGTACGGCCGGGGGACGGGCGCCCTGCGGCACCCGTCCCCCGGCCGCGGCGCCGGGCTTGAGGGACCGTCACCCGCCCGCGTTCGGGAACAGGGCCAGGAACGGATCCGCCGAGGCCGACAGCCCCCGGCTGTAGGGCGCGTCGAAGTCCCAGACGAGGAACAGCAGGAACGCGATGAGGGCCGAGAACAGGCCCGCGAGGATCAGCTCGCGCGGCGTACGCCGGATCTGCAGGGCGAACACCATGCCGACCGTCACGACGGCGCCGATGATCAGGCCGAACCACACCACGCCCGGCATCGTCTCGCCGGTGGAGTCCGCGCGGCTGCCGCGCGCGGCGTCGGCCGCGGCGACCTGGTCGAGCAGCGGCTGGTAGGTCTGCGCCTCGAAGTCGCTGCGCGGCTCGTAGTCGGTGACGCCGTGGCGGACGGTCTCGAACAGTTCGGTGCCGCGCTCGGTCACCTCACCCTTCTCGGCCATCACCTTCCACTCGGTGGTCACGACGTGGCCGACATAGGCGTCGATGTCGCCGCGGATGCGGTCGCGCACGTCCTCGGGGTACACCCGCACCCGCTCGCTGATCTCGTGCAGGGCCTGTGCCTCCGCCTGGACCTGGTCCTGGGCGGCGCTGCGGGCCTCCCAGACACCGGCGATCGCCAGACCCAGCACGATGGCGTACACCACGCCGATCATCATGGTGATGTACTCGATGACGTCCGGGGTCTCGGACGGGTCCTCGTCCGCGGGTGCGGCGTGATGCCGTACTACGGCCACGATGAGGACGACCAGACAGGCCGCCCCCATCGCGAGGGTGAGAACAAGCCATTCCGACAAGAGGTTCCTCCAGGGGTCAGCGCGGACGCAGGGCCGCGGCGGCGAACACCGCGGGCACGGTCACGAGCAGGGCGAGCGAGACGAGGGACGGACCGGAACGCTTGGCGGCCGAGTGGGCCGGGGCCCGGTACGGCGGATAGCTCACCGGGGTCGGTGACGCCTCGGGACGCGGACTGGGCGTGGGCTTCGGCTTCGGCGGGGGAGTCGGGGCGGGGGCCGGCCGGGGCGCCTCGGTGGCGGGCGGCTGGGGCGGTACCGGCGGCGGTGGAGGCGGCGGTGGAGCCGGCCTCGGGGGCGGGGTGGGCGTGGGCTTCGGGGTGGGCGGCGGCTCCGGTGGGGGATCGGGGGTGGGGGTCGGAGTGGGCGGGGGATCGGGGGTCGGGTCCGGGCTGGGCGCCGGCTCCGGTGGGCACGACGGTGTCGGGGACGGCGGCGGGGGAGGTGGCGGAGTGGGTGGCGGCGGTGGCGGGGTGGTCGGGGGCGCCGGTTCGCAGGATTCGGTGCCCCCGATCGCCACGGCGACCGTGCCGCCGCTGTCCGGGCCCACCTCGGCGTACGCGCAGGCGTCGGCGACCGCCGGGCCGCTCGGTGCTCCGGTGAGGAGCCAGGTCAGTGCGAGCAGGGCCGACAGTCGCAGGGCGAGAGCGGATCGGGTCCGCTGGGGTCCTTGCACGTCGGAGATCATCCGTGCTCGCGCGCCCGCGTACGCGGGAGCACGGATGGATTGCTCCAAACGAGGGAAAAACGGGCCCCGAATGTTTGACTGCGGGGCCCGACGCTGACCCTTTCCCGTCACCTCGGCGGGCCGTGCCGCGCGCTCCTCCACAGACTTCCGAAAGAAAATCGTGCAGCGTTGAACACATCAGCCACTCCCACGCGTACCTAGGGCCAGCAAGCGGCGCAGTAGGGCGCTGCAACACCCACCGGATACACGGGGAGTTGGAATGAAGACCTCCTGGCGGAGCGCCTCACTCGTAGCGACAGCTGCGGCTGTGCTGGTGCTGACGACGGCGTGCGGTCAGGAACAGGGGTCGACGTCCTCGCAGAACGTGGGCGCCGCTTCCACGCCGACGCTCGGTGCCGGAACCATCGCGGGAACCGGGACCGCCGGCGCCGGCGCCGGCACCGCGGGCTCCGGTACCTCGGCCCAGTCCACCACGGCCGCCTCGGCGGGGCAGCTGACCGTGTGGAACAGCGACGAGTACGGCAAGGTCCTCACGGACAGCGCCGGTCGCACCCTGTACCGCTTCGACAAGGACTCGTTCGAGCCGCCGAAGACGACCTGTGAGGGCGAGTGCGCCACCACCTGGCCGCCGGTGCCCGCCTCGGGCGCCACCGCCGCCGAGGGTGTCGACAAGGCGCTGCTCGGCGAGGTCAGCCGTCCCGACGGCACCAAGCAGCTGACGGTCGGCGGCTGGCCGATGTACTACTTCGCGAAGGACACCAAGGCCGGCGACATCAAGGGCCAGGGCCTCAAGGGCACCTGGTTCGCGTCGGACCCCAACGGCAAGAAGGCCTCCACCAAGGGCGGCGGCGGAGCCGACGCGGGCGA of Streptomyces phaeolivaceus contains these proteins:
- a CDS encoding bestrophin-like domain, whose amino-acid sequence is MSEWLVLTLAMGAACLVVLIVAVVRHHAAPADEDPSETPDVIEYITMMIGVVYAIVLGLAIAGVWEARSAAQDQVQAEAQALHEISERVRVYPEDVRDRIRGDIDAYVGHVVTTEWKVMAEKGEVTERGTELFETVRHGVTDYEPRSDFEAQTYQPLLDQVAAADAARGSRADSTGETMPGVVWFGLIIGAVVTVGMVFALQIRRTPRELILAGLFSALIAFLLFLVWDFDAPYSRGLSASADPFLALFPNAGG
- a CDS encoding SpoIIE family protein phosphatase encodes the protein MVDRGASDSDVPDDWLSHPDPVLALNLMGTFDWDLDAGAFHMDATAHEIFDVRPEEYDGNPETLSLRVPPMEGRRLDTLVSQALKDGSENYGAYFRIRLRDGTMRWTHTQGYIRRDATGRPYRVIGIVRDATRELREIRSRTQRAALDEARRRQTNVVQVITAALAHARTVQDVIDVLEDTDGLTHLGATSLVMGLVEAGRVRMVAAGPEDSYVPGTRITRLDMKYPMNEVVRHLVPHFIESPEEFAESYPLLWPHITDLKITSAAYLPLIVQARPIGAMGLLYNDRRGFTREERDVLVALGSSIAQSLQRAMFYEGEKDLAEGLQQAMLPRSIPSVPGADIAVRYRAASFGGSLGRDIGGDWYDLIPLPGGRVGAVIGDVQGHDTHAAAVMGQLRIVLKAYATEGHTPATVMARASAFLHELDTDRFATCLYAEADLATGVVQVVRAGHIDPLIRHTDGTCHRVTVEGGLPLGLSAEFGGLEYPVTAVELDPGQTLLLCTDGLIEEPGADLDDGMRTLRALIATGPDDVDDLADRLIDVAEERGGDDDVALLLLRRRSRSAEQPGGRLQQHVAPGDPEALTEARHMIGAAVRTWGARDRADEIELVADELITNALMHTEGAAIVTLRALAGSDRRLRVEVEDSSSALPRRREAGEAGVSGRGLLLVDRLTDVWGVEARGGGKCVWCEFVLPSAS
- a CDS encoding SCO0930 family lipoprotein — encoded protein: MKTSWRSASLVATAAAVLVLTTACGQEQGSTSSQNVGAASTPTLGAGTIAGTGTAGAGAGTAGSGTSAQSTTAASAGQLTVWNSDEYGKVLTDSAGRTLYRFDKDSFEPPKTTCEGECATTWPPVPASGATAAEGVDKALLGEVSRPDGTKQLTVGGWPMYYFAKDTKAGDIKGQGLKGTWFASDPNGKKASTKGGGGADAGDTGGEAVEQAGLTTRKDAKLGEIVVDKNGMTVYRFLKDTQWPMSTKCTGACLDKWPVVAPVDKNDTKGILLKGYTVFDRPDGIKQQTINCIPLYTFANDKSPGDTNGQGVGGTWFAINGDGEPIGADK
- a CDS encoding class F sortase, with the translated sequence MHSSGPAEAEWEERRKKRAPWGVIALVLLTGLALIRNGSGEFDVGPPQPASAAAADSRSTPHGTFTDVPGPLPYAMVDRVRIPSIRVDAPAMPVGLDAQGWVDAPPARDPNLAGWFTGAVSPGEQGTAVVVGHVDNDQGPAVFYGLGALKKGGKVEIRRADRKTAVFEIYGIEVFEKNNFPGDRVYGNSGIPELRVITCGGGFSKQNGYDGNVVVFARLVEVR
- a CDS encoding universal stress protein; translated protein: MTDQQAHRFERGTDGPKVVLVGLDGSETSLRAVSYAAGLARRQHALLAIVYVQPLLAAGAALGVPVAGTTDEIAEHLVADIREAAEQVKDIFEVRWEFHTFRGDPFNGLVTAADQLKADAVVVGASQQAGHRIVGSVALRLVRAGRWPVTVVP
- a CDS encoding sigma-70 family RNA polymerase sigma factor, whose amino-acid sequence is MTAGTTITYGTTAEHELAELQREHGRPLFALLLRLSDGDRHRAEDLVQETFVRAWQHPEALRADDFDSVRPWLLTVGRRLAIDARRARQARPAEVGDAVLENARVMADHAERSVATLDVREAVKTLTPEHREVLVQVYFQGASVAEAAEALGIPPGTVKSRAYYALRALRRVLPGYAADLR
- a CDS encoding polysaccharide deacetylase family protein; this translates as MTKDQMFTRRHVVTGAAALLGAAGTTGAAALLIGDGGSAPAPAGAPAPAAGPGARPALRPSSYRLQPLTGHGRPVRRRALVPAGVRSEPFLRMEGRGRSMVLTFDDGPDPRYTPDILRILRDHDVRAMFFVCGEMAVQHKDLLREMADDGHVVGNHTWSHPLLTTLSRSRVHEEMERTSEIIDKAYGEPPLWFRAPYGAWNRAAFRFGAELGMEPLGWTVDTLDWRTPGTHTIAERVTDGAGPGVVVLSHDAGGDRSQSVAALRDYLPELLDSGYRVTVPRRKYA
- a CDS encoding Fpg/Nei family DNA glycosylase, whose protein sequence is MPELPEVEALRDFLVGSLVGHEVVRVLPVAISVLKTYDPPVSAFEGREVTGVRRHGKFLDIEADGGELHLVTHLARAGWLQWRDRLPDGPPKPGGKSPLALRVALETGDGFDLTEAGTQKRLAVYVVRDPAEVPGIARLGPDPLADEFDVTRFAGLLAGERRQLKGALRDQSLIAGIGNAYSDEILHAAKMSPFKLASSLKPEETRHLHEALRATLTEAVERSRGLAAGRLKAEKKSGLRVHGRTGEPCPVCGDTVREVSFSDSSLQYCPTCQTGGKPLADRRLSRLLK